In Dysgonomonadaceae bacterium zrk40, one genomic interval encodes:
- a CDS encoding isochorismate synthase encodes MSDEEKHLILDALIERDASFAICRLPGETEPRFVMQQSGTPLRLQDLESLNDQKGFVVAPFRITPSSPLLVIRADQTVMPQLSDLLVTPASEQFEETKKTNDPERVHGGKIDYRERFLQFMQPLLSGRLEKVVLSRCKCVVRRKGFSPGRTFWRAAQKYERSCVYLFHTPESGTWLGSTPEIILTGKENNWQTVALAGTRYPRSGHVSWDDKNLREQHLVTSYLLRQLTSFRITPEIHGPYTARAGNLAHLKTDIRFELPAETAIGSLLQALHPTPAVSGLPKEDAFDFIQNHEGYDRRYYTGFLGMLDREAETTLYVNLRCMQIGKNRLTLFAGSGLLASSSCREEWKETEQKIGTMGSII; translated from the coding sequence ATGAGTGACGAAGAGAAGCATCTGATCCTGGATGCACTGATTGAACGGGATGCCTCCTTTGCCATCTGCCGACTCCCCGGAGAAACGGAACCTCGCTTTGTGATGCAGCAGAGTGGCACTCCTCTGCGACTGCAGGATTTGGAGTCACTGAACGACCAGAAAGGGTTCGTGGTGGCTCCTTTCCGAATCACCCCCTCCTCACCGCTGCTGGTGATTCGTGCAGACCAGACAGTGATGCCCCAACTCTCCGACCTACTGGTGACTCCTGCATCTGAACAGTTCGAAGAAACCAAAAAAACGAATGACCCTGAGAGAGTCCACGGTGGCAAAATTGATTACCGGGAACGTTTCCTGCAATTCATGCAACCGCTGCTGAGCGGCAGGTTGGAGAAGGTGGTGCTCTCCCGGTGTAAGTGCGTGGTGCGCCGGAAAGGTTTCTCGCCGGGGCGCACCTTCTGGCGGGCAGCACAAAAATATGAACGCTCCTGTGTTTATCTCTTCCATACACCGGAGAGTGGTACTTGGCTGGGGAGTACACCCGAGATTATCCTCACCGGTAAAGAGAACAACTGGCAGACCGTTGCCCTGGCGGGCACCCGCTATCCCCGTTCAGGGCATGTTTCGTGGGACGACAAGAACCTGCGTGAGCAGCACTTGGTCACCTCCTACTTGCTACGGCAACTCACCTCTTTCCGGATTACCCCCGAGATTCACGGTCCCTATACCGCACGGGCGGGTAACTTAGCCCACCTGAAGACCGATATCCGCTTTGAACTGCCTGCGGAGACAGCGATAGGATCGCTGCTGCAGGCTCTCCACCCCACCCCTGCTGTATCCGGGCTGCCAAAGGAAGATGCTTTCGACTTCATACAGAATCATGAGGGGTATGACCGTCGCTACTACACCGGTTTCCTGGGGATGTTAGACCGGGAGGCGGAGACCACCCTCTACGTCAACCTGCGCTGCATGCAAATCGGCAAAAACAGGCTCACCCTCTTTGCCGGCAGCGGCTTACTGGCTTCCTCCAGCTGCAGGGAGGAGTGGAAAGAGACAGAGCAGAAGATAGGAACGATGGGGAGTATCATTTAA
- a CDS encoding PaaI family thioesterase translates to MNEKIQNPSPDEITLERINEGNRGTLMASLGIHFTLLSKGRCEAVMGVEKKVCQPFGILHGGATLALAETVAGQGSLMLCGEGEVPAGIQVSGNHLSPAREGETVHAVGTILQQGRTIHIWNIDVTAGDGRIISTVRVVNSILKRR, encoded by the coding sequence ATGAACGAAAAGATACAAAATCCCTCTCCGGATGAGATCACCCTGGAGCGTATCAACGAAGGGAACCGGGGCACCCTCATGGCCTCGCTGGGGATACACTTTACCTTACTCTCCAAGGGTCGCTGCGAGGCAGTGATGGGGGTCGAGAAAAAAGTGTGCCAACCCTTCGGGATACTGCACGGGGGAGCCACTCTGGCACTGGCAGAGACTGTGGCAGGACAAGGATCACTGATGCTATGCGGCGAGGGCGAGGTACCTGCCGGCATCCAGGTGAGCGGCAACCATCTCTCCCCGGCAAGGGAGGGTGAAACCGTACATGCCGTGGGAACCATACTACAGCAGGGACGAACCATCCATATCTGGAACATCGATGTCACCGCCGGAGACGGAAGAATAATCTCCACCGTACGGGTGGTCAACAGCATATTGAAAAGACGATGA
- a CDS encoding family 43 glycosylhydrolase, with the protein MKQTFVIPLILLIAIIQLSCDTERQEIKPMATADRSQSTYCNPIDIDYTYMSHYRAERDVSYRSGADPAVVNFKGKYYLFVTRSHGYWVSEDMSKWRFIRPQNWYFSGSNAPAAAVNDDKIIAYGDPSGYGPIIETDNPDLGSWKTNYAVINPPGGIQDPNLFVDTDGRVYLFEESSNRWPIRGVELDAENYFIPKGEQVDLFKLDPDNHGWERFGQDHRSDVAPFIEGPWMVKHDSTYYLMYGAPGTQWNVYADGVYTSDNPLGPFSYAPYNPVAYKPGGFLNGSGHGSAVMDNHGNHWHFSTMAISVNYKFERRLGMYPAGFEENGQMYVNTAYGDYPHYLPDVEVDDHKHRFTGWMLLSKDKPVKSNSVLTGVHRNVADEDEKGYLPEQEVADYSIGKINDENIRTLWVAENNSDTLRFEMDLGRKMTLRAIQLNFQDFNATIFGKPDTLRQQFVIETSIDGNEWRTTVDYSENNEDRPHAYVELEEPVEGRYIRFTNKYFPNRYLGIGEFRVFGDGKGEKPSPPSSFKAVRQTDARNADISWDPVKDAMGYVLYWGIEPDKLNNSVMIYGKTAYELRALNKGVEYHFAIEAFNENGISPQTKN; encoded by the coding sequence ATGAAACAAACCTTCGTCATTCCCCTGATTCTACTGATAGCGATTATACAACTCTCCTGCGACACCGAGCGGCAGGAAATCAAACCGATGGCAACAGCAGATAGAAGCCAGTCCACCTACTGCAACCCGATAGACATCGACTACACTTACATGTCGCACTATCGCGCAGAGAGGGATGTATCCTACCGCTCTGGAGCAGATCCGGCGGTCGTAAACTTCAAGGGTAAGTACTACCTGTTTGTCACACGCTCCCATGGCTACTGGGTATCAGAGGATATGAGCAAATGGAGATTTATTCGCCCACAGAACTGGTATTTCAGTGGCTCCAATGCTCCAGCCGCAGCAGTAAATGATGATAAAATCATCGCATATGGTGATCCCTCAGGTTATGGTCCCATAATTGAAACGGATAATCCAGATTTGGGAAGTTGGAAAACAAATTATGCCGTAATCAACCCACCGGGTGGAATACAGGACCCCAATCTCTTTGTGGATACAGATGGCAGGGTTTACCTGTTTGAGGAGTCTTCCAACCGATGGCCCATCAGGGGTGTGGAGCTCGATGCCGAGAACTACTTCATCCCGAAAGGAGAACAGGTCGATCTTTTCAAACTCGATCCCGACAACCACGGATGGGAGCGCTTCGGGCAGGATCACCGCTCCGACGTAGCGCCTTTCATTGAGGGACCTTGGATGGTGAAGCATGACAGCACCTACTACCTTATGTATGGTGCCCCAGGCACGCAGTGGAATGTCTATGCTGATGGGGTGTATACTTCCGACAACCCCCTGGGGCCCTTCTCCTATGCCCCCTACAACCCGGTGGCATATAAGCCGGGCGGTTTTCTCAACGGATCGGGTCACGGCAGCGCGGTAATGGATAACCATGGGAATCACTGGCACTTCTCCACCATGGCCATCTCGGTTAACTACAAGTTTGAACGCCGGTTAGGTATGTACCCCGCCGGCTTTGAGGAGAACGGACAGATGTATGTCAACACTGCTTATGGCGATTACCCCCACTACCTGCCCGATGTAGAGGTGGATGATCACAAACATCGCTTCACTGGATGGATGCTGCTCTCAAAGGATAAACCGGTGAAGAGCAACTCGGTGCTGACCGGTGTACATCGAAACGTGGCGGATGAAGATGAAAAGGGATACTTGCCGGAACAGGAGGTTGCTGACTACAGCATCGGGAAGATCAATGATGAGAACATCCGCACCCTCTGGGTAGCAGAGAACAACAGCGACACCCTTCGCTTCGAAATGGACCTGGGTCGTAAAATGACCTTAAGAGCCATTCAATTGAACTTCCAAGATTTCAACGCCACCATTTTCGGTAAACCCGACACGTTGCGGCAACAGTTCGTGATCGAGACCTCGATCGACGGGAACGAATGGCGAACCACCGTCGACTACTCGGAGAACAACGAGGACCGTCCCCACGCTTATGTCGAACTGGAAGAGCCGGTAGAAGGACGTTATATCCGCTTCACCAACAAATATTTCCCCAACCGCTACCTCGGCATCGGTGAGTTTCGCGTCTTCGGCGACGGCAAAGGAGAAAAACCTTCCCCACCGAGCTCATTCAAGGCTGTGCGACAGACCGATGCAAGAAACGCTGACATCAGCTGGGATCCAGTAAAAGATGCGATGGGGTATGTGCTTTATTGGGGCATTGAACCGGACAAACTGAATAATTCGGTGATGATCTACGGCAAGACAGCCTATGAGCTACGTGCTCTTAACAAAGGGGTGGAATATCATTTCGCTATTGAGGCGTTCAACGAGAACGGTATCTCACCACAGACCAAAAACTGA
- a CDS encoding sulfatase: protein MKRNLTIGTLALTALTAMAQQTEHRPNIIFILSDDHATQAISAYGHPISELAPTPNIDRIARHGAIFRNNYCANSISGPSRASILTGKHSHKNGFLANWNRAFDGSQQTLPKILQEHGYETALIGKWHLISKPTGFDHWMILNDQGEYYNPDFITENDTVQYAGYVTDLITTFTKQWLQTRDDDKPFFLMMNHKAPHRNWVPAERHYHLYEDVTFPLPESYFDDYEGRFAAAHQEMNIYRDMYEGHDLKMVNGVDSDSLLYDPWPHAFLGTMTPGEQQRFFAAYRKRNNAFHTIPMTEKEIAQWKYQRYLQDYLATIRAVDESVGQLLDYLEATGLDENTLIIYSSDQGFYLGEHGWFDKRFMYEESFGMPLLMQYKEHIQPGTQVEGLTQNIDFAPTLLDFCSIDIPEDIQGESFRKLVETGRTPEEWRNSLYYHYYEYPGFHSVRAHYGIKTTRYKLIHFYGEQKWELYDQQNDPLEINNLYGEKGTEQITRQLKHELKKLQATCDVPPDHLQPGIK from the coding sequence ATGAAGAGAAATCTCACCATAGGGACACTGGCCTTGACGGCTTTGACGGCAATGGCACAGCAAACAGAGCACCGCCCCAACATCATCTTCATCCTTAGCGACGACCATGCTACCCAAGCTATCAGCGCCTATGGACATCCTATCTCGGAGTTGGCACCTACACCCAACATCGATCGGATTGCCCGCCATGGTGCTATCTTCCGGAACAACTACTGCGCCAACTCCATCTCAGGTCCCAGCCGTGCCAGCATCCTAACCGGCAAGCACAGCCACAAGAACGGCTTCCTCGCCAATTGGAACAGGGCGTTCGATGGTTCTCAGCAGACGCTTCCCAAGATCCTACAGGAACATGGCTACGAGACAGCGCTTATCGGCAAGTGGCACCTTATCTCTAAACCTACCGGCTTCGACCACTGGATGATCCTGAACGACCAGGGGGAATATTACAACCCGGACTTCATCACGGAGAACGATACTGTGCAGTATGCCGGTTATGTAACCGACCTGATTACCACCTTCACCAAACAATGGCTGCAGACAAGAGATGATGACAAACCATTCTTCCTGATGATGAACCACAAGGCACCCCACCGCAACTGGGTGCCGGCAGAGCGACATTACCACCTCTACGAGGATGTCACCTTCCCGCTACCCGAGAGCTATTTCGACGATTATGAGGGACGCTTTGCAGCGGCTCACCAAGAGATGAACATCTACCGCGACATGTATGAGGGACACGACCTGAAGATGGTGAACGGTGTTGACAGCGACAGCCTGCTCTACGACCCCTGGCCCCATGCCTTTTTGGGCACTATGACTCCCGGCGAGCAGCAACGATTCTTCGCTGCCTACCGGAAGCGTAACAATGCCTTTCATACCATTCCGATGACCGAAAAGGAGATTGCCCAGTGGAAGTATCAACGTTACCTGCAGGATTACCTGGCAACCATCCGGGCGGTGGATGAAAGCGTGGGACAGTTACTCGACTACTTGGAAGCAACCGGACTGGACGAAAATACCCTCATCATATACAGCAGTGACCAGGGATTCTATCTGGGTGAGCATGGCTGGTTCGACAAGCGATTCATGTACGAAGAGTCATTCGGAATGCCCCTTCTGATGCAGTACAAGGAGCATATCCAGCCGGGCACACAGGTTGAGGGATTGACACAGAACATCGACTTTGCCCCCACCCTTCTCGACTTCTGCAGCATTGACATACCGGAAGATATTCAGGGTGAGTCTTTCAGAAAATTGGTCGAAACAGGCCGAACGCCTGAGGAATGGCGAAATTCTCTTTATTATCATTACTACGAATACCCCGGCTTCCACAGCGTCCGTGCCCACTACGGTATAAAAACGACACGCTACAAACTGATCCACTTCTACGGGGAACAGAAGTGGGAACTCTACGACCAACAGAACGACCCACTTGAGATCAATAACCTCTACGGCGAGAAAGGCACAGAACAGATTACCCGCCAACTGAAGCATGAGCTGAAAAAACTGCAGGCAACGTGTGATGTGCCCCCAGACCATCTACAACCTGGAATAAAATGA